From a region of the Coleofasciculus chthonoplastes PCC 7420 genome:
- a CDS encoding GHMP family kinase ATP-binding protein, translated as MKLFVPGRLCLFGEHSDWAGGYRRLNPQLEKGYTIITGTNQGLYANVKPHPNHFILHASLSDGIRPEPIQLPMERSVLLAEAQKGGFCSYAAGVAYHFLTYFQVGGVEIDNYRTDLPIQKGLSSSAAICVLVARAFNHLYDLKMNRRGEMEYAYLGETTTPSRCGRMDQACAYGNQPIAMIFDGASADIIELNVPKDLFFVIVDLGASKNTQEILSRLNQCYPFGTDNVQKNVQHYLGTISYQITQEAVEALQAGDAPNLGQLMTKAQAEFDRYLIPACSQQLMAPVLHQLLNYEPIQPYILGGKGVGSQGDGTAQFIVKNKTSQQKVIRIIQQDFPQMHPLTLTIHANSE; from the coding sequence ATGAAACTGTTTGTGCCAGGTCGCCTTTGTCTGTTTGGTGAACACAGCGATTGGGCGGGAGGCTACCGCCGCCTGAATCCTCAGCTTGAAAAAGGCTACACCATTATCACAGGAACCAACCAGGGACTCTATGCCAACGTCAAGCCCCACCCTAATCATTTCATTCTTCACGCTTCCCTGAGTGATGGTATTCGTCCAGAACCCATTCAGTTACCCATGGAACGCTCTGTTCTCCTTGCTGAAGCCCAAAAGGGAGGATTTTGCAGTTATGCGGCTGGCGTCGCTTATCATTTTCTTACCTATTTCCAAGTAGGTGGCGTAGAAATCGATAACTATCGCACTGATTTACCCATACAGAAAGGATTATCATCCAGTGCCGCTATTTGCGTTTTAGTCGCACGCGCCTTTAATCATTTATATGATCTGAAAATGAATCGGCGAGGCGAAATGGAATATGCTTATCTGGGTGAGACAACTACACCCTCTCGCTGCGGACGTATGGATCAAGCCTGCGCTTATGGGAATCAACCAATTGCCATGATTTTTGATGGCGCATCGGCGGATATTATCGAGCTAAATGTTCCAAAAGATTTGTTTTTTGTCATTGTTGATCTGGGCGCGAGTAAAAATACCCAAGAAATTCTCAGTCGGCTGAATCAGTGTTATCCCTTTGGTACTGATAACGTACAGAAGAATGTACAGCACTATCTCGGCACTATTAGTTATCAAATTACTCAAGAAGCTGTTGAAGCACTGCAAGCAGGAGATGCTCCCAATCTGGGTCAGTTGATGACAAAGGCTCAAGCTGAATTTGATCGCTATCTCATCCCCGCTTGTTCCCAACAATTGATGGCTCCCGTTTTGCACCAACTGCTCAATTATGAGCCGATTCAACCTTATATTTTAGGGGGGAAGGGTGTAGGTTCTCAAGGCGATGGCACTGCCCAATTTATTGTAAAAAATAAAACCAGTCAACAAAAAGTTATCCGAATTATTCAGCAAGACTTTCCCCAAATGCATCCCTTGACGTTAACTATTCATGCCAATTCCGAGTAG
- a CDS encoding cytochrome P450 — protein sequence MQLPDGPQAPAMLQMIHWIAKPFSYMEACNQNYGDIFTVPLGKKFTPLVFVSNPQALQQILSSDTKEFDASGEYNELFEPMLGNQSVITLSGKSHRRQRQLMMPPFHGERMKAYGELIAEITEQVLHQWEVGKSFSVRSFMQQISLRVILQAVFGLYEGERYHKLEQLLSMMLDQSSTPGRVSALYFPILRQDLGAWSPWGRFLRQRQQIDQLIYDEINERRDQPDDSRTDILSMLMSARDEAGQPMTDTELRDELMTLLVAGHETTATALAWALYWIHKLPEVRQKLLEELDSLDNPDPSTLFRLPYLNAVCSETLRIYPVGMLTFPRVVRSPVELMGYQLEPDTVLVGCIYLTHQRQDLYPEPKQFKPERFLEHHFYPYEYLPFGGGARRCIGMAFAQFEMKIVLAKILSSCELALANNRPVRPVRRGLVSAPTDVQLVVTSQRVQRTPTPETISV from the coding sequence ATGCAACTCCCAGACGGTCCGCAGGCTCCAGCTATGTTACAGATGATCCACTGGATCGCCAAGCCATTTTCCTATATGGAAGCCTGTAATCAAAACTATGGCGACATTTTTACAGTTCCGCTGGGCAAGAAATTTACCCCTCTTGTCTTTGTTAGCAATCCCCAAGCGCTTCAGCAGATTTTAAGCAGCGATACAAAAGAGTTTGATGCTTCTGGAGAGTACAATGAGCTATTTGAACCCATGTTGGGTAACCAATCGGTGATCACCTTAAGTGGGAAGTCTCATCGCCGTCAGCGTCAGCTCATGATGCCTCCCTTTCATGGAGAACGAATGAAAGCTTATGGAGAATTAATTGCCGAGATCACAGAGCAAGTTTTACACCAGTGGGAAGTTGGGAAATCCTTCTCTGTTCGTTCGTTCATGCAGCAAATCTCACTACGGGTGATATTACAGGCTGTGTTCGGCTTATATGAGGGAGAGCGTTACCATAAACTTGAGCAACTTCTAAGTATGATGCTTGACCAAAGCAGTACCCCTGGCAGGGTCAGTGCGCTTTATTTTCCCATCCTGCGACAAGATTTAGGGGCATGGAGTCCTTGGGGACGCTTTTTGCGCCAACGACAGCAAATTGACCAACTCATCTATGATGAAATCAATGAACGTCGAGACCAACCGGACGACTCTCGTACAGACATCTTGAGTATGCTCATGTCTGCCCGTGATGAAGCGGGACAGCCCATGACTGATACGGAGTTACGAGATGAATTAATGACGTTGTTAGTCGCAGGTCACGAAACCACAGCGACGGCTCTAGCTTGGGCGTTGTACTGGATTCACAAGCTGCCAGAAGTACGCCAGAAGCTGTTAGAGGAACTGGATAGTTTAGATAACCCAGACCCCAGTACCCTGTTTCGCTTGCCCTATTTAAATGCCGTTTGCTCAGAAACCCTGCGGATTTACCCAGTGGGTATGTTGACCTTCCCACGGGTGGTGCGATCGCCTGTGGAGTTAATGGGGTATCAACTTGAACCCGATACAGTCTTGGTGGGCTGCATCTATTTGACCCATCAACGGCAGGATTTATACCCTGAACCGAAACAATTCAAGCCAGAACGTTTTCTCGAACATCATTTTTATCCTTATGAATATTTGCCGTTTGGCGGTGGCGCACGGCGTTGTATTGGTATGGCGTTTGCTCAATTTGAAATGAAAATAGTACTCGCCAAGATTTTGTCCAGTTGTGAATTAGCGCTAGCGAATAACCGTCCCGTGCGTCCTGTACGTCGAGGATTAGTTTCAGCCCCCACCGATGTGCAATTGGTGGTTACAAGTCAGCGGGTTCAGAGGACTCCAACTCCGGAAACCATTTCTGTTTGA
- a CDS encoding DNA cytosine methyltransferase has translation MIDGKAISISLFSGAFGLDLGLELAGFHTVSVVEKDRDSVKTIALNRPYLHESAIPRAIETISTQDLLLEGGRVLGKGRALRPNEVDLVVGGAPCQPFSTAGKRASVLDPRGSLFMEFVRVVRDIQPRFFVMENVKGLLSAAIRHRPINQRGADYPPLEPDEMRGAALQVVLAEMHELGYKVVYNLLQAADYGVPQNRERVVFIGSRDSESVTFPLATHCQSGRDLPKWRTLRDALTNLVEQNPEFTPYSEKRLKYLRLLKSGQNWRYLPENLKEEAMGGAYKSGGGKVGFYRRLSWDKPSPTVTTSPQQKATDMCHPVELRPLTMRECARIQTFPDDWIFCGSITSKYKQIGNAVPVGLAKAIGTYLYSLIKGDKPPGKELVEQLSLFPL, from the coding sequence GTGATAGATGGCAAAGCTATTTCTATTTCTCTGTTTTCAGGAGCTTTTGGTTTAGACCTAGGTTTAGAGTTAGCCGGATTTCATACCGTAAGCGTGGTTGAGAAAGACCGTGATTCGGTAAAAACCATAGCCCTTAACCGACCCTATCTTCATGAAAGTGCTATCCCAAGAGCAATTGAAACAATCAGTACCCAAGATTTACTTTTAGAAGGGGGTCGAGTTTTAGGGAAGGGGAGAGCATTACGCCCGAATGAGGTGGATTTGGTGGTAGGTGGCGCACCTTGTCAGCCTTTTAGCACAGCAGGAAAAAGGGCTTCAGTCTTAGACCCTCGTGGCAGTTTATTTATGGAGTTTGTCCGTGTTGTTCGAGACATTCAACCCCGATTTTTCGTAATGGAGAATGTGAAAGGATTACTTTCTGCTGCTATTCGTCACCGACCCATTAACCAAAGGGGTGCAGATTATCCACCTTTAGAACCGGACGAAATGAGAGGTGCAGCCCTTCAGGTGGTACTGGCAGAAATGCACGAACTTGGATACAAGGTGGTGTACAACCTTTTACAAGCTGCCGATTATGGGGTTCCCCAAAATAGAGAGCGGGTTGTGTTTATTGGTTCCAGAGATAGTGAATCTGTTACATTTCCTTTGGCTACCCATTGTCAAAGCGGTAGAGATTTACCCAAGTGGCGTACTTTACGAGATGCGTTAACAAATTTAGTTGAACAAAATCCAGAGTTTACACCTTACTCAGAAAAGCGCTTAAAGTATTTGAGACTACTCAAATCAGGACAAAACTGGAGATATTTACCCGAAAATTTGAAAGAAGAAGCAATGGGGGGTGCTTACAAGTCAGGGGGTGGTAAAGTTGGATTTTACAGGCGATTGTCTTGGGATAAGCCTTCACCTACTGTGACGACAAGTCCACAGCAAAAAGCCACAGATATGTGTCACCCTGTAGAACTGCGTCCTTTGACTATGCGAGAATGTGCTAGAATCCAAACCTTTCCTGACGACTGGATTTTTTGTGGGTCAATAACGTCTAAGTATAAACAAATTGGTAATGCTGTACCTGTTGGATTAGCAAAAGCCATTGGTACTTATCTTTACAGTTTGATTAAAGGAGATAAACCGCCAGGGAAAGAACTCGTTGAACAACTCTCACTTTTCCCTTTATAA
- a CDS encoding mucoidy inhibitor MuiA family protein has protein sequence MNKTVDTEICNVTVYDNQALVTRRGVVQLTGEERELVIANLPVTLLSESVQVSSTGHAGGRLLEVRTEKSSTREATHPKVSQLSEEIGQLEDQRRQGQDMLTLLNLQRNFIKNLGNQYLERLTKSQNPEPLNLTQIGELLDFVGERWQNLSGAIAQQDQEQKQVNTQLQAVRGQFQQLSTPQIHDSFNIIVTLEPVGAGELAMEVSYRVKGASWEPVYDVHWQDSQQTARLSYLAQITQNTGEDWLGVALTLSTAQPGVGRQIPPITPWYIDLQQPSALANRTTTNPKEHNAPRPTLVNMPFAGIAPEPEPTIDDELERLRAQKELEESPGQKGIVTFTLDSKATIPSDGVSHKVAIFHRDDYPCRAEYVAMSRQLNFAYLKATVMNPLNGVTLLPGQITIFRDNTFIGTSKIPNIAPGQEFQIDLGVDDGLKIERYLVERQMDKKLIGNQQREAVTYGYRLTVANLREQDVQVKVMEQLPVSCHSQLKVRLTDANPHLEIGELGVLEWWLTLPSLSCQELSYQFTVEYLPEFRVIGLDV, from the coding sequence ATGAATAAGACGGTAGATACCGAAATTTGTAACGTTACAGTGTATGATAACCAGGCGCTAGTCACGCGCCGAGGGGTTGTGCAGCTAACGGGTGAGGAACGGGAACTGGTGATTGCTAATTTGCCCGTAACCCTGCTGAGTGAGTCCGTTCAGGTGTCTAGTACGGGTCATGCAGGGGGGCGGTTATTGGAGGTACGGACGGAAAAAAGCAGTACTCGTGAAGCGACTCACCCCAAAGTTAGCCAACTGTCAGAAGAAATTGGTCAGTTAGAAGATCAAAGACGTCAGGGACAAGATATGCTGACGTTGCTGAATTTACAGCGGAATTTTATCAAAAATTTAGGCAATCAGTATCTAGAACGCTTGACAAAATCCCAAAATCCTGAACCGTTGAACTTGACTCAAATCGGGGAATTGCTGGATTTTGTCGGAGAACGGTGGCAGAATTTATCGGGTGCGATCGCGCAACAGGATCAGGAGCAGAAACAGGTTAACACTCAGTTGCAGGCGGTGCGAGGGCAGTTTCAGCAGCTCTCTACTCCCCAGATTCATGACAGTTTTAATATCATTGTCACCCTAGAACCAGTGGGGGCGGGTGAATTGGCGATGGAGGTTTCTTATAGGGTTAAGGGAGCAAGTTGGGAACCTGTCTATGATGTCCATTGGCAAGATAGCCAGCAAACCGCCCGACTCAGTTACCTGGCTCAAATTACCCAAAACACAGGTGAGGATTGGTTAGGTGTAGCGCTTACCCTTTCCACCGCTCAACCGGGGGTAGGGCGGCAAATTCCCCCAATTACGCCTTGGTATATTGATCTGCAACAGCCTAGCGCTTTGGCAAATCGGACAACAACCAACCCAAAGGAGCATAACGCACCTCGCCCCACATTGGTGAATATGCCCTTTGCGGGGATAGCGCCAGAACCTGAACCGACGATAGATGACGAGTTAGAGCGGTTGAGAGCCCAAAAGGAACTGGAGGAAAGTCCGGGACAAAAGGGTATTGTGACGTTTACCCTTGACAGTAAAGCAACGATTCCCAGTGATGGGGTGAGTCACAAGGTTGCCATTTTCCACAGAGATGATTATCCCTGTAGGGCTGAGTATGTGGCGATGTCGCGCCAACTTAATTTTGCTTACCTGAAAGCAACGGTGATGAATCCCTTGAATGGCGTTACTTTATTACCGGGACAGATAACTATCTTTCGCGATAATACGTTTATTGGTACTAGCAAAATCCCAAATATTGCCCCCGGTCAAGAGTTTCAAATCGATTTAGGTGTGGACGATGGGTTGAAAATTGAGCGGTATTTGGTGGAACGACAGATGGATAAGAAGCTGATTGGCAATCAGCAGCGGGAAGCGGTGACGTATGGGTATCGGTTAACGGTGGCGAATTTACGGGAGCAAGATGTCCAGGTTAAGGTGATGGAACAACTCCCAGTAAGTTGTCATTCTCAACTCAAAGTTCGGCTCACTGATGCTAATCCTCATCTGGAAATCGGTGAGTTGGGCGTGTTGGAATGGTGGCTGACTTTGCCTTCCCTTTCGTGTCAGGAGTTGTCCTATCAGTTTACAGTGGAGTATTTGCCAGAATTTAGGGTGATCGGATTGGATGTTTAG
- a CDS encoding methylenetetrahydrofolate reductase: MTNLTQPSFRDAVKSGKFLITAEVSPPKGGDASQMINLAKPLKNRVHAVNLTDGSRAVLRMSSLAAAAILVQHGIEPICQIACRDRNRLGLQADLMGAQALGIRNILALTGDPVKVGDHPDAKPVFDLESVRLLQLISKLNNGFDANDKPLSDGKTELFAGAAVDPQLKSWSGLQRRFERKLEAGAQFFQSQLIADFQRLEMFMDKIAADTDKPILAGIFLIKSAKNARFLNKYVPGVNIPQSIIDRLAEAADPLQEGMKIAAEQIKLAQQLCQGVHIMVIKREDLIPQILDLAEIQPLNR, encoded by the coding sequence ATGACAAACCTTACTCAACCCTCGTTCCGAGACGCGGTTAAATCAGGGAAATTCTTAATTACGGCAGAGGTTAGCCCCCCCAAGGGAGGTGACGCTAGCCAGATGATTAACTTGGCAAAACCACTGAAGAATCGTGTCCATGCCGTTAATCTTACCGATGGATCTAGGGCAGTGTTGCGGATGTCTTCTTTAGCCGCTGCCGCTATTTTAGTCCAACATGGGATAGAACCGATCTGTCAGATCGCTTGCCGCGATCGCAATCGATTGGGGTTACAGGCAGATCTGATGGGGGCGCAGGCTTTGGGTATTCGTAACATTCTTGCCCTCACGGGTGATCCGGTAAAAGTCGGTGATCATCCTGACGCCAAGCCCGTTTTTGATCTAGAATCAGTACGTTTGCTCCAGCTAATCAGTAAACTCAATAACGGTTTCGATGCTAATGACAAGCCATTGTCAGATGGAAAGACAGAGTTATTTGCTGGAGCCGCCGTTGACCCTCAGTTAAAAAGTTGGTCTGGATTACAACGTCGGTTTGAGCGTAAACTAGAAGCGGGTGCCCAGTTTTTCCAGAGTCAACTGATTGCTGATTTCCAGCGGCTGGAAATGTTTATGGATAAGATTGCGGCTGACACCGATAAGCCGATTTTAGCGGGGATATTTTTGATTAAATCGGCGAAAAATGCTCGATTTCTGAATAAATACGTTCCCGGTGTTAATATCCCCCAATCAATTATCGATCGACTGGCAGAAGCCGCCGATCCACTGCAAGAAGGGATGAAAATTGCCGCTGAACAAATCAAACTCGCGCAACAATTGTGTCAGGGTGTGCATATTATGGTGATTAAGCGAGAAGATTTGATTCCCCAGATTCTGGATTTAGCGGAAATCCAACCTCTGAATCGGTAA
- the trpS gene encoding tryptophan--tRNA ligase produces the protein MGKKRVLSGVQPTGNLHLGNYLGAIRNWVEAQSQYENFFCVVDLHAITVPHNPATLATDTYTIAALYLACGVDLNDSTIFVQSHIPAHCELTWLFNCVTPINWLERMIQFKEKAVKQGENVSTGLLDYPVLMAADILLYDADLVPVGEDQKQHIELTRDIVIRINDQYGSKKKPVLKLPEPLIRKEGARVMSLTDGTKKMSKSDPSEMSRINLLDSPEEIQKKIKRCKTDPIKGLEFDNPERPECHNLLTLYTLLSGKTQEAVAAECQDMGWGQFKTVLSEATIEALKPIQQNYQAVMEDKGYLESVLRQGREKAEAIALSTLSRVKAAMGYSTPL, from the coding sequence ATGGGCAAAAAGCGCGTTCTCTCTGGAGTTCAACCAACTGGAAATCTTCACCTGGGTAACTATCTCGGAGCAATCCGTAATTGGGTAGAAGCCCAGAGTCAGTATGAAAATTTCTTTTGCGTCGTCGATTTACACGCGATTACGGTTCCCCATAATCCAGCAACTCTAGCCACCGATACCTACACCATCGCGGCGCTATATCTAGCCTGTGGCGTGGATTTGAACGATTCCACCATCTTTGTTCAATCTCACATCCCCGCTCACTGTGAACTCACCTGGCTGTTTAACTGCGTCACGCCTATAAATTGGCTGGAACGGATGATTCAGTTTAAAGAAAAGGCGGTGAAGCAGGGCGAAAATGTTAGTACGGGTTTACTGGATTACCCGGTGCTGATGGCAGCCGATATTTTGCTGTATGATGCGGACTTAGTACCCGTAGGAGAAGACCAAAAGCAACATATCGAACTGACTCGTGATATAGTGATTCGGATTAATGACCAGTATGGCAGCAAGAAAAAGCCTGTGCTGAAACTGCCCGAACCCTTAATCCGCAAAGAAGGAGCGCGGGTGATGAGTCTCACCGATGGCACTAAAAAAATGTCCAAATCTGACCCCTCGGAAATGAGTCGGATTAATTTACTGGATTCTCCAGAGGAGATTCAAAAGAAAATTAAGCGCTGTAAAACTGATCCGATTAAGGGGCTAGAATTTGATAATCCAGAACGTCCAGAGTGTCATAACTTGCTCACGCTTTATACCCTGCTGTCGGGGAAAACCCAGGAAGCTGTCGCCGCCGAATGTCAGGATATGGGGTGGGGACAGTTCAAAACGGTGTTAAGTGAGGCAACGATTGAAGCTCTTAAACCGATTCAGCAAAATTATCAAGCCGTGATGGAAGATAAGGGTTATCTAGAGTCAGTCTTACGTCAAGGGCGCGAGAAAGCAGAAGCGATCGCTCTCTCAACCCTATCCAGAGTCAAGGCAGCTATGGGGTATTCTACACCTCTGTAG
- the psb28 gene encoding photosystem II reaction center protein Psb28 — protein sequence MAKIQFIKGIDEEVVPDVRLTRSRDGSNGTATFYFDNPKALNGNYGEEITGIYLMDEEGELVSREVKGKFVNGQPTALEAIVIMKSQEEWDRFMRFMERYAEENGLGFSKS from the coding sequence ATGGCTAAAATTCAATTTATTAAAGGCATTGACGAAGAAGTTGTACCTGATGTGCGCCTTACTCGCTCTCGTGATGGCAGCAATGGTACGGCAACATTTTATTTTGATAATCCCAAGGCGCTTAATGGCAACTATGGTGAAGAAATAACAGGTATATACCTGATGGACGAAGAAGGAGAGCTAGTTAGCCGAGAGGTTAAAGGCAAATTTGTCAATGGACAACCGACGGCATTAGAAGCAATTGTGATCATGAAATCGCAAGAAGAATGGGATCGTTTTATGCGTTTCATGGAGCGCTATGCTGAGGAGAATGGTTTAGGATTCAGTAAATCTTGA
- a CDS encoding MogA/MoaB family molybdenum cofactor biosynthesis protein encodes MTHQPHPNIGSRSIACAVVTVSDTRSPDSDRSGSCIQQLLRDAGHAVVAYEILKDEPNQIQTYLQVLAQRSDIQAVVVNGGTGIAARDTTYDALASLLEKTLPGFGEVFRWLSYQEIGSRAIASRAVAGVYRRKLVFSLPGSTGAVTLAMEKLILPELIHLVTQLEK; translated from the coding sequence ATGACTCATCAGCCTCATCCCAATATAGGCTCAAGATCGATCGCTTGTGCTGTGGTAACTGTCAGTGATACGCGATCGCCCGACTCTGATCGCAGTGGTTCCTGCATCCAGCAATTGCTGCGTGATGCGGGTCATGCGGTTGTCGCTTATGAGATTCTGAAGGATGAACCGAACCAGATTCAGACGTATCTGCAAGTCCTCGCCCAGCGTTCGGATATTCAGGCGGTTGTGGTTAACGGGGGTACAGGGATTGCGGCGCGAGATACCACCTATGATGCCTTAGCGAGTTTATTAGAGAAGACCTTACCCGGATTTGGTGAGGTCTTTCGTTGGCTCAGTTACCAAGAGATTGGCTCACGCGCGATCGCGTCACGGGCTGTCGCTGGAGTGTATCGCCGTAAGCTAGTTTTCTCCCTTCCTGGTTCTACGGGAGCGGTCACCCTCGCCATGGAGAAGCTCATTTTACCAGAGTTGATTCATCTGGTCACTCAGTTGGAGAAATAA
- a CDS encoding serine/threonine-protein kinase — translation MPLCINPTCPKPDTSENEHQRFCQSCGSELLLNGRYRVMRLISDKSGFGNIYDVYEGSTPKILKVLKDHLNQDAKAVELFEQEAVVLGRLNHPGIPQVDSSFLYQTRNGLGLHCLVMEKIEGPTLEQWLEQQHNRPISEAQAIAWLKQLAIILQLIHDQQYLHRDIKPSNIMLRPDGQLVLIDFGTAREVTRTYLAKVGAGGGITAIISSGYTAPEQMNGEAVRQSDFFALGRTFVFLLTGHHPSQLYDAQTDTLNWRNHTTGISPNLLQLIDELMARQVRDRPPTAQAILQRLDALEHQPATLTETLKVGVAPLPQPEPAPERHSGRWQVVILVLAILVILGIGIIGSGGLNSQWVWIFTPAQAPQRKGDVDYFPYVEGADSEGRTAEFSVAVLSREYKWKLGSTFQVNYNQQMIPIDALRSNLEDEGIQSLMENPSEIISVGTASCEGTPVGEEQRAFQRAEQIQLLAKKLFRDVASVDNYRLLNLGQFNGDNCQPDQDATSYQRSMIIIGVKNKTPGVIVDEALRSRLEQTPFGDFRLEDYSLGSPERFQTISSQLENPETPETPDTPETPETPDTPDTPNTPENQETLETPETPETPETPEIPKTPEL, via the coding sequence ATGCCCCTTTGCATTAACCCCACTTGCCCAAAACCTGACACCTCCGAGAATGAGCATCAGCGCTTCTGTCAAAGCTGCGGCTCAGAGTTGCTGCTGAATGGGCGTTATCGGGTGATGCGCCTGATTAGTGATAAGAGTGGCTTTGGTAATATCTATGACGTCTACGAAGGGAGTACGCCGAAAATCCTGAAAGTTCTCAAGGATCATCTCAACCAAGACGCCAAGGCGGTGGAACTGTTTGAACAAGAGGCGGTGGTGTTAGGGCGACTGAACCATCCTGGTATTCCGCAAGTGGATAGTTCGTTCCTCTATCAGACGCGCAATGGGTTGGGGTTGCATTGCTTGGTGATGGAAAAGATAGAAGGACCCACCTTAGAACAGTGGTTAGAACAACAGCACAATCGACCCATTTCTGAAGCGCAAGCGATCGCGTGGTTAAAACAGCTTGCAATTATTCTACAGCTTATTCATGATCAGCAGTATCTGCATCGGGATATTAAACCCTCTAATATTATGCTTCGCCCTGATGGGCAGTTGGTGTTAATTGATTTTGGTACAGCACGGGAAGTTACCCGCACCTATCTAGCGAAAGTTGGCGCAGGCGGCGGGATTACGGCGATTATTTCATCCGGGTATACCGCCCCCGAACAAATGAATGGGGAAGCGGTAAGACAATCGGATTTCTTTGCCTTGGGACGTACTTTCGTCTTTTTGTTAACCGGACATCATCCCAGCCAGTTGTATGATGCTCAAACGGATACACTAAACTGGCGTAATCACACCACCGGGATTTCCCCAAACCTATTGCAGTTAATCGATGAGTTGATGGCGCGACAGGTTCGCGATCGCCCGCCAACTGCCCAAGCTATTTTACAACGCCTAGACGCCTTAGAGCATCAACCCGCCACATTGACCGAAACTCTGAAAGTGGGAGTCGCTCCCCTCCCTCAACCCGAACCCGCCCCAGAACGCCACTCTGGGCGCTGGCAAGTGGTGATTTTAGTGTTAGCAATACTGGTTATTTTAGGGATTGGAATTATCGGTTCAGGCGGGTTAAATTCTCAATGGGTTTGGATATTTACCCCAGCGCAAGCACCGCAACGAAAGGGAGATGTGGATTATTTTCCTTACGTGGAGGGAGCCGATAGTGAAGGGAGAACCGCTGAATTTAGTGTGGCGGTACTTTCACGGGAATATAAATGGAAACTGGGGAGTACCTTTCAAGTTAACTATAATCAGCAGATGATCCCTATTGATGCGTTACGGTCAAATTTGGAGGACGAAGGGATACAAAGTTTGATGGAAAATCCCAGTGAAATTATTTCGGTGGGAACTGCTTCCTGTGAAGGAACTCCCGTGGGAGAAGAACAGCGAGCCTTTCAACGCGCCGAACAAATCCAACTGTTAGCCAAAAAGTTATTTCGGGATGTTGCATCGGTGGACAACTATCGCCTCTTAAATCTGGGTCAATTTAACGGAGACAATTGTCAGCCGGATCAAGATGCCACGTCTTACCAACGGAGTATGATTATTATTGGCGTGAAAAATAAAACCCCTGGCGTAATCGTCGATGAAGCCTTGCGATCGCGCTTGGAACAGACACCCTTTGGGGATTTTCGCCTAGAGGATTACTCCCTGGGTTCGCCTGAGCGGTTTCAAACCATATCCAGTCAGCTAGAGAATCCGGAAACGCCGGAAACGCCAGATACACCAGAGACACCGGAAACACCAGATACACCAGATACACCAAATACGCCGGAAAACCAGGAGACACTGGAAACACCAGAGACACCGGAAACGCCAGAGACACCGGAAATACCAAAAACGCCAGAATTGTAG
- a CDS encoding nucleotidyltransferase family protein, with translation MGCSTAIRTIQDLQERRDELLAIFAKHGAHSVRIFGSVARGEATDKSDIDFLIDYDRNCTSAWFPGGLINDLESFLNSKVDITTVRGLSPLIAENVFQEAIEL, from the coding sequence ATGGGCTGCTCAACCGCAATCCGAACGATTCAAGACTTACAAGAACGCCGGGATGAATTACTTGCCATTTTTGCCAAACATGGCGCTCACAGTGTACGGATATTTGGTTCTGTCGCACGGGGAGAAGCAACCGATAAGAGCGATATTGATTTTTTGATTGATTATGATCGAAACTGCACGAGTGCTTGGTTTCCAGGGGGATTAATCAATGATTTAGAGTCTTTCTTGAACAGTAAGGTGGACATTACAACTGTTCGGGGTTTAAGTCCACTAATTGCTGAGAATGTATTCCAAGAGGCGATCGAATTATAA
- a CDS encoding HepT-like ribonuclease domain-containing protein → MSRAVNHLIYIRNAISEIRQWTLQGETEFKKNIVLIKATLYNLQTLAESTSLLPQAWKDEHPEVDWNGIKSFRNFLAHQYMEIDTDTVWDVVTRDLSNLEAAIEAIARDHFNE, encoded by the coding sequence ATGAGTAGAGCCGTCAACCATCTTATCTACATTCGCAATGCTATCTCGGAAATTCGCCAGTGGACGCTCCAAGGAGAAACGGAATTTAAGAAAAATATTGTTCTGATCAAAGCAACATTGTACAATCTGCAAACCTTGGCAGAATCCACCAGTCTATTACCCCAGGCTTGGAAAGATGAACATCCTGAAGTCGATTGGAATGGAATCAAATCGTTTCGTAATTTTTTGGCACATCAGTATATGGAAATTGATACTGATACAGTCTGGGATGTCGTCACACGGGATTTATCAAACCTTGAAGCCGCTATCGAAGCGATCGCCCGCGATCACTTCAATGAGTAA